From Athene noctua chromosome 19, bAthNoc1.hap1.1, whole genome shotgun sequence, one genomic window encodes:
- the LOC141968343 gene encoding C-C motif chemokine 4-like, whose product MKVSAVIFVLVIAASCSQTFSGPVGSDLPICCFSYTHHKLPQKLILRYYSTSTSCTLPAIVFITKKGRQVCANPSDTWVQSYLQKLKQS is encoded by the exons ATGAAGGTCTCTGCAGTCATTTTTGTTCTTGTCATTGCAGCCTCTTGCTCCCAAACTTTCTCTGGCCCAG TTGGATCTGACCTCCCAATCTGCTGCTTCTCTTACACACACCACAAGCTCCCGCAGAAGCTCATCCTGCGTTATtacagcaccagcaccagctgcaCGCTGCCGGCCATCGT GTTCATCACAAAGAAAGGCCGCCAGGTCTGTGCCAATCCCAGTGACACCTGGGTCCAAAGTTACCTGCAAAAGTTGAAGCAGAGCTGA